From Neobacillus sp. PS2-9, the proteins below share one genomic window:
- a CDS encoding tetratricopeptide repeat protein, whose translation MDRVNKIITLLENGQHNEALTEYNVVLNSGMPEEKYLLGEELYQYGFLEEAKALIENLLKIYPEEGELLVLLGEILVEAGEEEEAILVLEKISEQDANFGQSLLLLADLYQIQGLYEVCERKLLKAKEILPNEVIIDFALGELFSEQGEVTKAMNAYEVVLKEEHEIAGVNIHQRMADLLSASGAFEDALMYYDKALDEKLEINTLFGYAFTALQAGYNRTAIEKFNELKALDPEYHSLYLHLAKAYEREEELENSLEAIKEGIKQDEFNKELFFYGGKIAIKLGKGKESEEFFRESLALDPGFTEAALTLNKLFFQQERYEDVIELISQIEYVEDEEPQLLWDSALAFEKLEAYSYALDKYESAYTFFKNNEAFLHDFGYFLIEEGKNDRAAEIFKQLLIDDPTNEEYLDLLDRLTELQD comes from the coding sequence ATGGACAGAGTAAATAAAATTATTACCTTATTAGAAAACGGCCAACATAATGAGGCCTTAACTGAATATAATGTTGTATTAAATAGCGGCATGCCTGAAGAGAAATATTTACTTGGAGAAGAGTTGTATCAATACGGTTTCCTAGAAGAAGCTAAGGCATTAATTGAGAATCTGTTAAAAATTTACCCTGAAGAGGGAGAGCTTCTTGTTTTGCTGGGTGAAATATTAGTTGAGGCAGGAGAGGAAGAAGAAGCCATTCTAGTCCTTGAAAAAATTTCAGAACAAGATGCTAATTTTGGACAGTCATTATTATTGCTAGCAGACCTTTATCAAATCCAGGGTCTTTATGAGGTATGTGAAAGAAAACTTTTAAAAGCAAAAGAAATATTGCCAAATGAAGTAATCATTGATTTTGCTTTAGGAGAGCTATTTAGTGAACAAGGCGAAGTAACAAAGGCAATGAATGCTTATGAAGTGGTTTTAAAGGAAGAACACGAAATTGCAGGTGTCAATATACATCAAAGAATGGCTGACTTATTGAGCGCTTCTGGAGCTTTTGAGGATGCGTTGATGTATTATGATAAAGCACTAGATGAAAAGTTAGAAATTAACACATTGTTTGGGTATGCTTTTACTGCGCTCCAGGCAGGATACAACCGGACTGCCATTGAAAAATTTAATGAACTAAAAGCCCTTGATCCAGAATACCATTCACTTTATTTACATCTCGCAAAGGCCTATGAGCGGGAAGAGGAACTAGAAAATAGCCTTGAGGCAATAAAAGAGGGAATTAAACAAGACGAATTTAATAAAGAACTATTTTTTTATGGTGGAAAAATAGCTATCAAGCTAGGAAAGGGAAAAGAATCAGAGGAATTTTTCCGTGAGTCTCTTGCATTAGATCCAGGGTTTACGGAAGCAGCTCTTACCTTAAATAAACTCTTTTTTCAACAAGAACGATATGAGGACGTTATTGAGCTCATTTCTCAGATTGAGTATGTTGAGGATGAAGAACCTCAGCTTTTATGGGATTCTGCACTTGCATTTGAGAAGCTTGAAGCATATTCATACGCATTAGACAAATATGAAAGTGCATATACTTTCTTTAAAAATAATGAAGCCTTTTTACATGATTTTGGATATTTTCTAATTGAGGAAGGAAAAAACGACCGAGCCGCCGAAATTTTTAAACAACTACTAATTGATGATCCAACAAATGAAGAGTACTTAGATTTACTCGACCGATTAACCGAATTACAAGACTAA
- a CDS encoding ReoY family proteolytic degradation factor has protein sequence MATPVSVNEKKDFIRWFLNHYQLKRRECVWILNYLMSHDQLMEKVHFVEQAQYCPRGLIMSTHCVDKVPFRFYKENVMTTDAEKSFHDIRLNRDEDIFIQLNFHASNQAHQYAAVLEENPFVPKHLQVNEKDGVIAEQLLQNSIKRFQREKLLQMIDEALDKQDRMAFEMLTEKLNKLMAVEQKGSLR, from the coding sequence ATGGCAACCCCTGTTTCTGTCAACGAGAAGAAGGACTTTATTCGCTGGTTTTTAAATCACTACCAATTAAAGAGGAGAGAATGTGTTTGGATCTTAAACTATTTAATGAGCCACGATCAGCTAATGGAAAAGGTTCATTTTGTTGAGCAAGCACAGTACTGTCCAAGAGGGTTGATTATGTCTACACACTGTGTAGATAAGGTACCATTTCGGTTCTATAAGGAAAATGTCATGACGACCGATGCAGAAAAATCCTTTCATGATATCCGGCTTAATCGGGATGAGGATATATTTATCCAGTTAAACTTTCATGCTTCAAATCAAGCTCATCAATATGCTGCTGTTCTAGAAGAAAATCCATTCGTCCCAAAACATCTACAAGTGAATGAAAAGGATGGAGTAATTGCAGAACAACTTCTACAGAATAGTATAAAACGTTTTCAACGTGAGAAATTACTTCAAATGATTGATGAAGCTCTTGACAAACAAGATCGTATGGCATTTGAAATGTTAACAGAAAAATTAAATAAACTAATGGCTGTTGAACAAAAGGGAAGTTTGCGCTAA
- a CDS encoding YpiF family protein — translation MKWVPQDIETYITAKEYVDTAIIPLYAVSVGEDMKQSAASAEFITLLTSHLERQFTGRILLFPPFTYLKNEVREKSVTTLQEWEKTISQGSFKHLFYITSDIDWRNREEELNGSLIWLPTLPLEQMNNSQKMEMIDSQVKQLFVLFTQKWHENE, via the coding sequence ATGAAATGGGTTCCACAAGATATAGAGACTTACATAACTGCGAAGGAATACGTAGATACTGCTATTATACCGCTTTATGCTGTTTCAGTTGGAGAGGATATGAAACAATCAGCCGCATCGGCTGAGTTTATTACTTTATTAACAAGTCATTTAGAAAGACAGTTTACAGGAAGAATATTATTATTCCCGCCTTTTACTTATCTTAAAAATGAGGTGAGAGAAAAAAGTGTAACAACCTTACAGGAGTGGGAAAAGACGATTTCACAAGGATCATTTAAGCATTTGTTTTACATAACATCCGACATTGATTGGAGAAATCGGGAAGAAGAACTAAATGGCTCATTAATCTGGCTGCCAACTCTCCCGCTTGAACAGATGAATAATTCTCAGAAAATGGAAATGATTGATAGCCAAGTAAAACAGCTTTTTGTTCTTTTTACGCAAAAATGGCATGAAAATGAGTAA